The window ACGGCGTCCGGAATGGGCAGCCAGCGCTCGGCGGACATTTCCTGCTCAATCAGCGCCGGCGGAAAGATCGCCCCCAGCGCATCGGGCGCCAGTACCTGTCCATCCGGCCCGCGCGGCGGCTCGGGCGGGGTCGGAAGGTCGGCGACCACGTTGTACCAGTGGGTCGGAATGGCCGACTCGGGCAACAGGAACTTGGTGTCAGTCATGGCGACTCCCCAGGGTTATGCAACACGGAAAACGATATGCCGGAACGGCACCGCGCGGATCAACTGCCCGATATGGCAGTGCTCCCGCTCACGCAGCCAGAACCCTGAGAAAACCTGATTGCCCGTAGTCGAGGAGCTTGGTGTCGGCGGTTACCAGCCTGAGGTCATTGCTGCGCGCGGCCGCGATCAGAAATCGATCAGCAGGATCACCGCGTGGCGTGCCGGGAAGTTGTGTGCTCTCCAGGGCAGTTTGCGTATCGAGTGGTAGCACGCTCAAACCCTCCGGGGTGGTGGCCCGCTCGATCCAAACACGCAACGGAGCAGACAGGCGGACTTTTTCCTTGGCGTACAGCATCCCGATTTCCCACACGCTGATGGACGAAACCCAGACGCGGCGATCATTTCTCGCTTGCTCGATGAGTCGTAGCGTCGGCGCACTCATGCGACCGGCAATGCCCTCGGCAACCCATAACCAGACATGCGTGTCGAGCAGCAACCCGTTCATTTGACGGGCATCAGATCGGCGTAGAGGTCATCTTCGTCGCCGGTTTCCGCGGACCACGGCTCTTGCTGGGAGGCGACGATGTCGCCCGAGAGGGTGACCGTACCTTTCATGTAACCGAACAGCGGCGCCAGCGCTTGCTGTTCGATCGGCACCAGTTTGGCGACCGGCCTGCCCCGTTTGGTAATGACCAGGGGTTCGTGAGTTGCGGCGACCTTGTCTAGCAGTTTCAGGCATTTGGCCTTGAATTCGGCAGCGCTGATATTCATGGCAGATCTCTCGTGACCATATCAAGTGGTCATATTAAACGCCGACCTGCGTCGGAAACAACAGACGGCCGGGCCGCGGCTCATTTTCTGGTCGAAAACAGCGGCTGTGCGCTGTCCGTCGCAATCTGAGGCGAAGAGCGGACCGGCTTCGACGGCGCAGCCAAGCCCTGGGCGCGCGAACTGCCCGGCGCTTGGGTGACCCCGCCAGTTACTTGCAAGAACGCCGAGCTGCTCGCACTACAGGTGCCGACTCAGCCGCCCAAACGACTGCGGCAATAGTCGAACAAGGCCGCGGTGGAGGCATCGTGCGCGACGCCCGGCACGGTTTCGCCGCCCAGTTCGCGCTCTAGCGTGCCGGCCAGGCGTTTGCCCAGTTCCACGCCGAACTGGTCGAACGGGTTGATGCGCCACAGCATGGCGCTGGTGAAGGTGCGATGTTCGTGACAGGCCAGC of the Immundisolibacter sp. genome contains:
- a CDS encoding type II toxin-antitoxin system VapC family toxin; translated protein: MNGLLLDTHVWLWVAEGIAGRMSAPTLRLIEQARNDRRVWVSSISVWEIGMLYAKEKVRLSAPLRVWIERATTPEGLSVLPLDTQTALESTQLPGTPRGDPADRFLIAAARSNDLRLVTADTKLLDYGQSGFLRVLAA
- a CDS encoding type II toxin-antitoxin system Phd/YefM family antitoxin, encoding MNISAAEFKAKCLKLLDKVAATHEPLVITKRGRPVAKLVPIEQQALAPLFGYMKGTVTLSGDIVASQQEPWSAETGDEDDLYADLMPVK